Genomic DNA from Xyrauchen texanus isolate HMW12.3.18 chromosome 28, RBS_HiC_50CHRs, whole genome shotgun sequence:
tttaaataatttgtaattagaatacagttacattcaaaaaacattttgattactgaagagattactttgcatttgtcatttgtttaatttaatatttagtcctttcagatggaaaacatttatacatataaatgatgcgatccaaattacatttgaacagcagtgaaacactttcttatgatgtgttacattcatacgagcagacaatgaaacttgtgtaaattgtcagctttacgctaagctaaaatgctatttctagccattttacatgcacatttttccaggcacgatcatattttgtttctcaagaaaattcatgttggataataatttatttttttctagtaagacttttgatattagggaaaaatcatattcttgataatatttttttacagttttccTGTATCAAAagtataaatgttattattttgttttagaaactacactgcataagatatttagtttttttcagagaatgtatttttaacatgtgtattttgtcttactgtactggagtttttatagtcaaaacaagtgaaaaaatctaccagtgctgaagaagtaatccaaagtatttagaatacgttactgaccttgagtaatctaacagaatacattacaaattacattttaaagcatgtattctgtaatctgtagtggaatacatttcaaaagtaaccctcccaaccctgccagCAATACACCCAGTAGGCGTGCATGCAATCTGATGGATTACAGAACAAGTGAATTAGTACCCTTTATTTTAGATCTTAGTAAATCAGGGCCTTCCATACATTGAtttgaaaatgaacaaatcattgtatttaagaaataaatataattgtatattgtacctattatattttgtaaaatttgtattgttttaattgcataatttttactatttatCGGCATTTACagtgatttgttgaacacatgctaaaaaccggtactgtcAGCACCTTAAATAAGCGAATAATAAGAGAGActtgaatggctttatctcatccgTGCTAGGCCTGATTAGAATTaaatcattctttttttattgtttatgatCAACAACACACTGTAAAgtacagaaagggtattaaaagagaggTTACTCAGTGACAAGTGGGTCAAGTgtatcttgtctttggacacacattaattattactctcaacacacagtgaatggatcttgctgctgaatactccatgaCTATACCTCCCAACCCTGCCAGCAATACAGTAGGGCTTTCCAGTAGTAAATAAGGGCCTTCCATTCActtatatttacatgtatgcGAACAAGAGAGAGAGTGGAAATGCATGCATATATTTAGAAGATTCAGACAGAAGTTTGGTGAAATATAAACTGCAAATTGAAATAGCAAAAATTCATTTTCCATGCTTCTCTCTCCCCGTAACACTTGCCAACACTAGTCACATAACTACACCCAGGCAACCAAAATGAAGTTCCACTGGATCTCATTAGAAAGCTAGAAATTTTAAACTGGTGTAATGATTTAGGCGTTTCCCACATGGTTACTATTATGTAATTTCCTCAAGGAATCAATTTCCTTTGGAAATTGTTTGGGACTCGTGTTTTCTGGATGAAAAGTGTTCATATCATAACAGAAAGGAGGAGATGAAGTCATATTGCACAGTAATGAACCTGAGAAGTAAAAAATGGGATTAATGAACAAAAAAAGATTATGGGAAAGAAATAGAAATAGGACTGAGGTATTACATCACAGGCTGAGCAAACTCACACcacatttaaatgtcaatatTAATCCTAATGGTTTGATTACACAACATTCAATGTTTTTGTACTGAATCTGGTTAACTAGAAGCAGTcccggttccagatcaaaatctctgagggtgcttctgaattTAGTGGGGGTGCTAGTAATTAAAGTGAagacacaataaaacacaaacgtTTTACAATTGAGGATGCCTTGATGTCCGTTCGAGGGTTTAAAGCACCCCTGTAGAACCGGGCCTGACGGCAGCCATAGTTATATAAGCTCAAATATAGAAATAACTAATTGTCTTCAGCATGTTGAGAGAAGAAACATAAAGCTAATTTAGTGGCATGCTAATAAACATGCTAATGTTTATCAGACTAGGCATGCTAGCATTGGCTGAGGTCTACAgtacctggagaaagctatccATTAGCAGTCACATTCATCtcacttttttatttatagaTGGACTTTTAATCGTGTTGATCATATTTCAAATTTGTACTTTCTTTTGTTAGCACTTTTTCTGATGAAATGAGCCATATAATGATCCATCCCATGTTGACCTGTGTGCACTGTAGCATGATGGTGATTTATTGTCCCAGGTGGAAATTGTTTAAAGAACTCACTAGTGGTCAGATTTCACAGACTTCTCACAACCATGTTCTGCACTTTGATGAAAGAAAAGTCCATAAATGGTTCTCGGGTTTGTTAGATAGCTAATCAGGgaaatgtatttttcttgtttGGGTCACAACTTTACTAAGAACAAAAGCAGTAATTCAAATCGTAAATATGTGCTAAGAAAACGTGAATTGCCAAACAAAATGTTAAAcatattgttccccttctgttcaAATTCTTATAATAACTCTTTATTGTTGTGCAAAGAGATTGTATATCACTTAATCAGAGCCTTCAAATGGAAAGAGCCTCAAAATGGAGGCAATTAACCAATGCTAAAATTACAAATgctaaaaatctatatttacacATTGAGAAATCAGACAAACCAATAGGTGTATTAAAATGTTGCACTGTCCATTTTTcatgaattaatacatttgtctGTACATCTGACTACACATTGCCTTCCCTGCTGACAAAAACCCATCTTAAACTAGACTAAGATGGTTTGCTAGTCTTTGCTAGTCTTCCAACTTGACCaagctggtgttcagctggtATGGCTGTTCGGCCAGCTAGTCTTAGCCTGACCATCTGGCTATTGCAGAAAATCCCTCTAATACCGGTTAACTAGACAAGCTTGACCAAACTGGAAGTATTTAGTACAATCTAAATACTCCTGGAAATATTTAGTACAAACAACTTTATACAAATCATGTTTCACCAGAGTACCTGCTCTGAATGTTCTATGATTATGAAACAATTACAAAGCTGAGGTCACTGCACTACTATTACACTTCATTAAAGCAATTAAACACAATCTGAATTGTTAtaatgtttttctgttttcacTCATTAATGCTTTAAAAGTGCTCTAGGATCACAAAAACTTTTGTCTGTTAGTGGTATCTTGGTATGGATGCCTTATCATACGAAAGTGCActgtatatttaacattttaatcaatCAATTAGACCGTGATATGTAGGGCTGGGTATAGATGCAGATTTCCCGACTCGTTTCCTATTCataagctctcgattcgattccgatttcagttataatgtcccttttgcttacatatgaaataaattctctcccagctaattctgtgaattatacaggggaccttctaattaggtacaatatgaaaatgtaaatttgactaattatattttattagtttttcatcattttggtcacattttagataaaaaaaaaaatgaacaaatcaatgtatttaataaataaatataattgtatattgtacctattatattttgtaaaatttgtattgttttaattgcataatttttactatttagcggcatttacattgatttgttgaacacatgctaaaaaccggtaCGGTCAACAACACACTGTAAAgtacagaaagggtattaaaagagaggTTACTCAGTGAAAAGTAGGTCATGTATATcatgtctttggacacacattaattatttctctcaacacacagtgaatggatcttgctgctgaatactccatgaCTATACCTCCCAATTAATTAACTGGTGTGTGAAATCTTAATATTTActagccagttgccaaatatatacattttagtcgtATGGcccgaaatttggttgcaaatgggaGTGATTACCTCTCAATGTAATggagggttgcgcatagagtaaaagatcgatcttggaatTTAGTAATCAATATCAAAATCAAAATCGTTTAAATGAAGACTgtgatgcattggaaaatctatatttttacccacccctagtgATATGCCTAATATAGTCCATCATTGTTACACAATGAAAAATATACTGtcaaatttattttctttctgagGCAAATAGATGGTACCTTGTACAATTAATGATTTCAGAGCAGCCTGTCTCTGTAACCATTTATTAAGCAAGATTGCTGTGAAGAGGCTCATACTGGTTTGTGCTTTACATCTATGCAAAGTGTGTAAGTGTTTTTAGAGCAAACTCCTTGTTTTGGGAATGCATATGTAGACCTCTAAGATACCAAGAGTCCCCACCATCATCTTGCTTTGAAAGAGCTCCAAGTGGATCTCCACTATCCACTACAAGAGACCAGGACCGTTATCAGGGAGACAACCAGGAATATTGCCTCGGGCCCTGATATGAGGGGGCCCAGAAAAAATAATTTGTCCTGCGCCCCATGAATATTAGCGGCAGCCCTGCAAGTGACATTAACAGTCTGTCCAGAAAGGCAGTCAATGTATCACCATTTGGTATAGGAATTTGCAAAGTTTTAAGAACAATAAGATAACGTCTGTCTGCTCATCACTTCTGTGCAGGCTCCCCTCGTGGCCCAGGTATTCCAGGTTGTCCTGGAGGTCCCATAGGGCCCTGTATTCCAACCGGTCCAGGGGGGCCATGTACCCCTGGGAGGCCAGCTTGTCCCCGGATTCCTGCTGGTCCTTGGGGGCCGGGAACTCCATCTCTCCCAGGAACACCCATATCACCCTTCTGTCCCTTTTCACCACGAGGCCCTGGTTGCCCTAAGGGACCCTTTTCTCCTTTAAGTCCTGACATCCCTTTCATTCCAGAAGCTCCTTGTACTCCAGGATCACCCTTAAAGCCCATAAGACCCTTTGGTCCTTGAGACCCACGATTTCCTGCAAGCCCCCTGTCTCCTTTTGTTCCCGTAAGACCTATTGGTCCTTTCCCACCTTGTTCCCCTTTATTTCCTTTTGGACCTGGGGGACCAGGAAGACCTATAAAGAATGAAGAAACAAGACATGAGCCACTACAAGAAAGTGCAAGTGGACCAATTTTATGGACACTACAAGTTGGGTACAACCTTTCAAAATAGTAAAGTTCTGGATCAGCTGTGCATGACTTGTGTCTACCAGCTTCATCTCCTCCATTACAATGGAAAGGTTCCTCACATCAGAATCAAGGCGTACGCTCAGTATCATGTGCTGCTTTCTTAGAGTGTCAGCCAGGTGAAGTAGTAGTAAGACTGTGTTGTTGAGGTTCTGCAAATCTTCTGTGTGAATATCCAGTCTGGACTGGCAAGAGGAACTCTCGATGTTAATGTATTTGTACATGCTCTGAACATGGCTGACAGTTGCATTAATGCTAGATGAGATTGTGTCGATCTCCATTTCAATGGAGTTCATTCTTGCATCCAAGGTCACAAATCGTTCCCCAGTACGGTTCTCATAGTACTTGGAATGGTACTGGTGGTCATGCATGTTCTCCTCATGTTCGTCAATGTAAGAAGAAACATTGTCGAGTTGCATCTGAAGGTTCATGACTTGTAAAGTAAGGTCATGTACCATCTCTGAGCTCATGCTGATTCGCTGGTGAGTGGCAGAGACGGCACTTTGTATAGCCCTTACAGTCTGTGTGGTTATACTGGCATTGGACTTTAGTGCACTTAAAACTCGGCTGTAGTTCTGCCagtctgcttttattttttgaagCACTAAGGTCTCCTCTTCGGCTTTCCTCTGAAGAGCACCTATCCACAACGCACTAAGTGCAACAGTAATGTTGACTTGTTGCATTGTGGCCTTCAAATCATACTGATCTTCAACAAGGGTTTTCATTCCTTGATCAGTTTCATTAATGACGACCTGCCAGCCATTCACCTGATACAAGTACTGGCCCAGAGACTGGTTTATGTGCTTGATGGTGAATCCAAAGGCCTGGAGGTCTCTCGTCATCCTGTTGCTGGATTGTGTTAGACTCTGTTGAGATTGAGTGGTCTG
This window encodes:
- the scara3 gene encoding scavenger receptor class A member 3 isoform X1 is translated as MKDSYCGYENQLFNEEDLAGEEEEIPPLRGRTRGGCMKCQQTHSLQLAVKMLYGFFALLIIAVAVLASLVFRRVDNLSEEESFYHKKISKVQNSIKDFSKANNYSNCLDVTQFQDEIVRLQKEFEELQKMVLSQEQQLDQTTQSQQSLTQSSNRMTRDLQAFGFTIKHINQSLGQYLYQVNGWQVVINETDQGMKTLVEDQYDLKATMQQVNITVALSALWIGALQRKAEEETLVLQKIKADWQNYSRVLSALKSNASITTQTVRAIQSAVSATHQRISMSSEMVHDLTLQVMNLQMQLDNVSSYIDEHEENMHDHQYHSKYYENRTGERFVTLDARMNSIEMEIDTISSSINATVSHVQSMYKYINIESSSCQSRLDIHTEDLQNLNNTVLLLLHLADTLRKQHMILSVRLDSDVRNLSIVMEEMKLVDTSHAQLIQNFTILKGLPGPPGPKGNKGEQGGKGPIGLTGTKGDRGLAGNRGSQGPKGLMGFKGDPGVQGASGMKGMSGLKGEKGPLGQPGPRGEKGQKGDMGVPGRDGVPGPQGPAGIRGQAGLPGVHGPPGPVGIQGPMGPPGQPGIPGPRGEPAQK
- the scara3 gene encoding scavenger receptor class A member 3 isoform X2, translated to MKCQQTHSLQLAVKMLYGFFALLIIAVAVLASLVFRRVDNLSEEESFYHKKISKVQNSIKDFSKANNYSNCLDVTQFQDEIVRLQKEFEELQKMVLSQEQQLDQTTQSQQSLTQSSNRMTRDLQAFGFTIKHINQSLGQYLYQVNGWQVVINETDQGMKTLVEDQYDLKATMQQVNITVALSALWIGALQRKAEEETLVLQKIKADWQNYSRVLSALKSNASITTQTVRAIQSAVSATHQRISMSSEMVHDLTLQVMNLQMQLDNVSSYIDEHEENMHDHQYHSKYYENRTGERFVTLDARMNSIEMEIDTISSSINATVSHVQSMYKYINIESSSCQSRLDIHTEDLQNLNNTVLLLLHLADTLRKQHMILSVRLDSDVRNLSIVMEEMKLVDTSHAQLIQNFTILKGLPGPPGPKGNKGEQGGKGPIGLTGTKGDRGLAGNRGSQGPKGLMGFKGDPGVQGASGMKGMSGLKGEKGPLGQPGPRGEKGQKGDMGVPGRDGVPGPQGPAGIRGQAGLPGVHGPPGPVGIQGPMGPPGQPGIPGPRGEPAQK